GTTCAGGCTGCTGCACTTTTTCATGACGCATCCCGAGCGCGTGCACAGCCGCACGCAGCTACTCGATCAAGTCTGGGGCGATCATGTCTTCGTCGAAGAGCGCACGGTCGACGTGCACATCAAGCGGTTGCGCGCCGCGCTCAAGCCAGCGGGGTGCGATGCTATGATCGAAACGGTGCGCGGCAGCGGTTATCGTCTCGCCAAGAGCGCCTAAGCCTGAAAGGCGCCATCCCGGCGCGCCGCGCGGGGCCGGTGTCGCGAAGCGGCACCGGACGCGGCGCGTATTCGTTATCCGGCAGACCTAGACCTCATGAACATCATTTGGGCGCGCTCGATCGTATCGCTCCTGCTGCTTGCGCTCATATGCGCGGCGATCGCCGCCGTCACGAGCGTGCGCACGGCCTTGGTGTTCGCGCTCGTGGCGTTCATCACGCAGAGCCTGTTTGCGACCTATCACACGCAGCGGCTATGGCGCTTGCTCGATGCACCCGTCTATGGCGAAGTGCCGAGCGCGCCAGGCATCTGGGGTGAAATCTACTATCGGCTGCATAAGCTCGCCAAGCGCTGGCACGCGCAAGTGCGTCAGGTCGAGCAGCAGCATTCGCGCTTCATTCAAGCGATTCAAGCTTCGCCGAACGGCGTCGCTATGCTCGACGATCACGACCAGATCGAATGGTGCAACGCGATTGCCGAGTTGCACTTCGGGCTCGACGCGAAGCGCGATCTACGTCAGCACATCACGCATCTCGTGCGGCATCCCGATTTCGTGCGGTATCTGAACTCGCACGAGTACGACGAAATGCTCATCATGCGCGGCATGGGCGAGAAGCGGCAGAACGTGCTCTCGGTGCAGGCGTTTCCCTACGGCGAGAATCGCAAGCTCGTGTTGTCGGCCGACATTACCGAGCTCGAGCGCACCGATGCCATGCGGCGCGATTTCGTCGCGAACGTCTCGCACGAACTGAAGACGCCGCTGACGGTGCTGTCGGGTTTTCTCGAGACGATGCGCGAGTTGCCGCTCGAGCAGGCCGATAGAGAGCGCTACTTGGAGTTGATGGACCAGCAGGCGTCGCGCATGCGCAATATTGTCGACGACTTGCTCGTGCTTGCGAAGCTCGAGGGCAGCGTCAAGCCGCCCAGCGATCAAATCATCGACATGCGCGCGGTGATGTCGCATCTTCGCGAGGATGCCGCGACGCTCTCGGGCGGGCGCCACGGCGTCGCCTTCACGACGGACGACGGCTTGACGCTGACGGGCGTCGAAACGGAAGTGCTGAGCGCACTGGGCAATCTCGTGACGAACGCCATCCGTTACACGCCCGACGGCGGCTCGATCCACGTGGTGTGGACGCAGATCGGCAAGGAAGCCGTGTTCTCGGTGACCGACACGGGCTTCGGCATTCCCGCGGCCGATATTCCGCGCTTGACCGAGCGCTTTTACCGCGTCGATCGCAGCCGTTCGCGCGACACGGGCGGCACGGGGCTGGGCCTTGCGATCGTCAAGCACGTGCTGCAGCGGCACGATGCGATGCTCGACGTCAAAAGCGAAGAGGGCAAGGGCAGCACGTTCAGCGTGCGCTTTCCCGCGCAACGCACGACGCGCCGCCAACCGGCGCACGCTTGATCGAGCGAAGCGTGGCGCGCACGGGCGTCGTGCTTGGCTCGATGAGATTGGCCGGTCGATCGATCAATGCCCGATCAGCAGCCGAATTTCGTCAGCAGACCCGCCTGCGCGTTGCGCGAGCTCTTGCCGGGGCGGCTGCGCCGATAGTGACCGTCGCTTTGCATGACCCATGCCGATTGATTGTCGCCGAGGAAGGCCGATAGCCCTTCGACGATGACGCGCCGCTTGAGGCGGCGATTTTTGATCGGAAAGGCGACCTCGACGCGGCGGAAGAAGTTGCGGTCCATCCAGTCGGCACTCGACAAGTACACGCGTTCCTCGCCGTCGGCGAAGAAGTAGAAGATGCGGTGATGCTCGAGGAAGCGCCCGACGATCGAGCGTACGGAAATGTTTTCCGATAGCCCCTCGACGCCCGGCTGCAGCGAGCAGACGCCACGCACGATCAGATCGATCTTCACCCCAGCTCGCGAAGCCTCGTACAACTCGGCAATGACGGTCGGCTCGAGCAGCGCGTTCATCTTCGCGACGATGCGCGTCTTTTTGCCGGCGCGCGCGTTGTCTGCTTCGGCGCGGATCGACTCGACGAGCTTCGGATGCAACGTGAACGGCGATTGCCACAGGTCGTGCAGTTTCAATTCGCCGCCGATGCCGGTCAACTGCTGGAACACGTGATGGACGTCTTCGCAAAGGCACTGGTCGGCCGTCATCAAGCCGAAGTCCGAGTACAGGCGCGCCGTGCGCGGGTGATAGTTGCCGGTGCCCAAGTGCGCGTAGCGTCTGAGCATCGACTTGCCGTTGTGCGTGGTGCGACGCACGATCAGCATCATCTTCGCGTGGCACTTGTGGCCGACGACGCCATAGACGACGTGCGCGCCGACGGCCTCGAGCTGCGATGCCCAATTGATGTTCGTCTCTTCGTCGAAGCGGGCGAGCAGCTCGACGACGACCGTGACTTCCTTGCCGTTGCGCGCCGCTTGCATGAGCGCGTCCATCAGCGGCGAATCAGTGCCCGTGCGATAGATCGTCTGCTTGATGGCGACGACGTTAGGATCTTGCGCGGCCTGCAGCAGCAACTCGAGCACAGGCTGAAAGCTCTCGTAAGGATGATGGAGCAGGACGTCGCCTTGATCGAGCGTGTCGAACAGATTCGAGGCGTTCGCGAGCGCGGCCGGTGTGGCGGGTACGTGCGGGACGAACTTCAAATCGGGCCGATCGACGAGCTCGGGCAACTGCATGAGCCGCACGAGATTGACGGAGCCGTCCACGCGGTAGCAGTCTTTCTCGGACAGACCGCTCTCGTCGAGCAGGCGCCGCACGAGATGCGTCGGCGTATCGGCCGATACTTCGAGGCGCACGGCGTTGCCCAGATGCCGCGCCGGCAGCTCGCCTTGCAGGGCGACGCGCAGATTCGTGATTTCGTCTTCGTCGACGAACAACTCGCTGTTGCGCGTGATCCGGAATTGATTGCAACTGCGGATGACGAGATTCGGAAACAACTCTTGAACGAAGCGCTGCAAGAACGAGCTGAGCAGCACGAACCCGTACGCGAAACCCGACAGATCCTGCGGCATGCGCACGAGCCGCGGTAGTGCGCGCGGCGCCTGCACGATGCCCATCACGGCCTGGCGGCCGAACGCATCCTTGCCTTCGAGCTCGACGACGAAATTCAGGCTCTTGTTGAGCACGCGCGGAAACGGGTGCGCGGGGTCGAGCCCGATCGGCGTGAGCACCGGCAGCAACTCGTCGACGAAGTATTGGCGCGCCCATTCCGTTTGCGCCTCGGTCCAAGTCTCGGCGCTGTGAAAATAGATCCCTTCCTGTTCGAGCGCGGGCAGCACCGTTTCGTGGAGCATCGAATACTGCCGATCCACGAGCTTGTGCGCCCGCTCGGCGACGAGGT
The sequence above is a segment of the Trinickia acidisoli genome. Coding sequences within it:
- the phoR gene encoding phosphate regulon sensor histidine kinase PhoR codes for the protein MNIIWARSIVSLLLLALICAAIAAVTSVRTALVFALVAFITQSLFATYHTQRLWRLLDAPVYGEVPSAPGIWGEIYYRLHKLAKRWHAQVRQVEQQHSRFIQAIQASPNGVAMLDDHDQIEWCNAIAELHFGLDAKRDLRQHITHLVRHPDFVRYLNSHEYDEMLIMRGMGEKRQNVLSVQAFPYGENRKLVLSADITELERTDAMRRDFVANVSHELKTPLTVLSGFLETMRELPLEQADRERYLELMDQQASRMRNIVDDLLVLAKLEGSVKPPSDQIIDMRAVMSHLREDAATLSGGRHGVAFTTDDGLTLTGVETEVLSALGNLVTNAIRYTPDGGSIHVVWTQIGKEAVFSVTDTGFGIPAADIPRLTERFYRVDRSRSRDTGGTGLGLAIVKHVLQRHDAMLDVKSEEGKGSTFSVRFPAQRTTRRQPAHA
- the ppk1 gene encoding polyphosphate kinase 1 gives rise to the protein MSLRYPLLNRELGILSFNERVLSQAADPSVPLLERLRFICITSSNLDEFFEVRMAGLQEQMRDNPGTLSPDGMSLQHVYDLVAERAHKLVDRQYSMLHETVLPALEQEGIYFHSAETWTEAQTEWARQYFVDELLPVLTPIGLDPAHPFPRVLNKSLNFVVELEGKDAFGRQAVMGIVQAPRALPRLVRMPQDLSGFAYGFVLLSSFLQRFVQELFPNLVIRSCNQFRITRNSELFVDEDEITNLRVALQGELPARHLGNAVRLEVSADTPTHLVRRLLDESGLSEKDCYRVDGSVNLVRLMQLPELVDRPDLKFVPHVPATPAALANASNLFDTLDQGDVLLHHPYESFQPVLELLLQAAQDPNVVAIKQTIYRTGTDSPLMDALMQAARNGKEVTVVVELLARFDEETNINWASQLEAVGAHVVYGVVGHKCHAKMMLIVRRTTHNGKSMLRRYAHLGTGNYHPRTARLYSDFGLMTADQCLCEDVHHVFQQLTGIGGELKLHDLWQSPFTLHPKLVESIRAEADNARAGKKTRIVAKMNALLEPTVIAELYEASRAGVKIDLIVRGVCSLQPGVEGLSENISVRSIVGRFLEHHRIFYFFADGEERVYLSSADWMDRNFFRRVEVAFPIKNRRLKRRVIVEGLSAFLGDNQSAWVMQSDGHYRRSRPGKSSRNAQAGLLTKFGC